In a single window of the Rhopalosiphum padi isolate XX-2018 chromosome 1, ASM2088224v1, whole genome shotgun sequence genome:
- the LOC132917277 gene encoding facilitated trehalose transporter Tret1-like: MSSKIDIGGDNPVKSYGPMATFAQLCATIAQSFLLVGLGMELTMSTIVIQDLYNNPKSEFSLTTSQVSWYGSILFVFHPTGSFLSGFLQERYGRKRCMVLANIPSILGWIMLYYTHSVASLYASTVLMGLSIGFSEAPILSYVGEITEPRIRGMMASLASTAGMLGMFLIYLLGYFFEWRIVALLSTLCPITCICLVMLIPESPIWLITKGKNEKAKNSLCWLRGWVNPEIVKTEYLELIRYNELSGTRNGKVNIEYDSLSSKLSQLKDPSVYRPLGLVMIVFFISYIVCLLPCKPYFSQIMNQVDLSNDQSLLLVFFAILQLVGCIILFFTINYLGKRFLTVMSVSINTILLIAFGLYIIAINHNYIQSTPWFPTMVLSGISLFGTSISTLPWMLISEIFPNKSRGVAAGSCAALSYLLMFILTKSYLTIEIFLTLEYTMLLFGGIGIFGLVYLYLYLPETENKTLLEIEEYFK; encoded by the exons ATGTCCAGTAAAATTGACATCGGCGGGGACAATCCTGTCAAAAGCTATGGCCCGATGGCGACATTTGCACAA TTGTGCGCTACCATAGCACAGAGTTTTTTATTAGTGGGACTAGGCATGGAATTAACGATGTCAACGATCGTAATTCAAGATCTGTATAACAATCCAAAAAGTGAATTTTCGTTGACAACGTCTCAAGTATCGTGGTATG GAagtatattgtttgtatttcaTCCAACCGGGAGTTTTCTATCGGGATTCCTGCAGGAAAGGTATGGAAGGAAACGATGTATGGTTTTAGCCAACATCCCCAGTATTTTAGGATGGATAATGTTATACTACACACACTCCGTGGCTTCACTTTACGCTTCGACCGTGCTGATGGGCTTGAGCATAGGATTTAGCGAAGCCCCAATATTGTCGTACGTTGGAGAAATAACCGAACCTAGAATCAGGGGAATGATGGCTTCACTGGCGTCTACAGCCGGCATGCTaggaatgtttttaatttaccttttgggatatttttttgaatggaGAATCGTCGCCTTGCTGAGTACACTTTGTCCGATCACGTGCATATGCCTCGTCATGTTg atTCCAGAATCTCCTATATGGTTAATCACCAAAGGAAAAAACGAAAAGGCTAAAAATTCTCTGTGTTGGTTAAGAGGATGGGTGAATCCCGAAATAGTCAAAACCGAATACCTCGAACTAATTCGGTATAACGAATTGTCTGGAACTCGAAATGGCAAGGTCAACATCGAATACGATAGTCTATCTTCAAAATTATCCCAACTTAAAGATCCATCCGTATACAGACCGTTAGGATTAGtgatgattgttttttttatttcctacaTAGTCTGCCTTTTACCTTGCAAACCGTATTTTAGTCAAATAATGAATCAAGTTGATTTATCAAATGATCAAAGTTTATTGTTG gtttttttcGCCATTCTACAACTGGTCGGAtgcataatactattttttactatcaattaccTGGGAAAAAGATTCTTAACTGTTATGTCGGTTTCGATAAATACTATTTTGCTAATTGCATTTGGTCTATACATCATAGCAATTAATCACAATTACATTCAATCAACTCCTTGGTTTCCCACAATGGTGTTAAGCGGCATTTCTTTGTTCGGAACTTCTATCAGTACTTTACCTTGGATGTTAATTAGTGAAATTTTTCCTAACAA aagCCGAGGAGTTGCTGCTGGATCATGTGCAGCTTTATCGTATTTACTTATGTTCATACTAACAAAATCATacttaacaattgaaatttttctaACCTTGGAGTATACTATGCTTTTATTTGGTGGTATTGGGATTTTTGGATTAGTctacttatacttatacttaccCGAGACTGAAAATAAAACGCTATTAGAAattgaagaatattttaaataa
- the LOC132917485 gene encoding facilitated trehalose transporter Tret1-like isoform X2 — MNLSISAIVIRDLYRNPNSEFSITITEASWYGSLLFIIYPVGCLLSGILQDKFGKKRCMILANVPSIIGWVFLYFAQSSMLLCASTLLMGLSTGFGAGSTSSYVGEISEPRLRGSLGSLGSMATRIGTLLMYILGLFFDWKTTALISMFCPIICICFVIFIPESPIWLIAKGRNEKAEEAMCWLRGWVEPEKIKPEFLELVHYNEVSGTQGGCKINTDDKKLFSNLAQFKNPAVYRPLRLILIFFFVSFAVSIFPTRPFITKIMKEIGLYDNQNESLVLLSGLTSIGSIIATATVHRAGKRLLTLLTLTINTVLLFSLGVYIIAVKAEYLMSSPLISLTFLCSIYFFGSCGVSCMPWMILIEVFPNKSRGVATSVSSGLAYIILFTLTKSYLIIEMYLSLEYTMILFGCVGVFGLIYFYFYLPETENKTLLEIEEFFVSNKNG; from the exons AATCTACCCGGTCGGATGTTTATTATCTGGAATCCTGCAAGATAAATTTGGAAAGAAACGCTGTATGATACTTGCAAACGTTCCCAGTATTATCGGATGGGTCTTTCTGTACTTCGCACAATCGTCGATGTTACTGTGCGCATCGACACTTCTGATGGGATTGAGCACGGGATTCGGGGCCGGATCTACCTCATCGTACGTCGGTGAGATATCGGAACCTAGGCTCAGAGGATCTCTGGGTTCGCTGGGAAGCATGGCGACGAGAATAGGCACGTTACTTATGTACATTCTGGGATTGTTTTTTGACTGGAAGACCACGGCGCTGATCAGTATGTTTTGCCCCATTATATGCATTTGCTTTGTCATTTTC ATCCCGGAGTCTCCCATTTGGTTGATCGCTAAAGGGCGAAACGAAAAAGCTGAAGAAGCCATGTGTTGGTTAAGAGGGTGGGTAGAACCTGAAAAAATTAAACCAGAATTTCTCGAACTGGTTCATTACAATGAAGTATCTGGAACACAGGGtggttgtaaaattaatacagacGATAAgaagttattttcaaatttagccCAGTTCAAAAATCCAGCGGTTTATAGACCACTTAgattgatattgatttttttctttgtatctTTCGCAGTCAGCATTTTCCCTACCAGACCATTTATCACCAAAATAATGAAAGAAATCGGTTTATACGATAACCAAAACGAATCGTTG gttCTACTGTCAGGCTTGACGAGCATCGGGTCCATTATAGCAACTGCGACTGTTCATAGGGCTGGAAAAAGATTGTTGACCCTATTGACATTAACGATAAacactgttttattattttcgcttggtgtatatattattgcagtCAAAGCCGAATATCTAATGTCGTCTCCTTTGATTTCATTAACATTTCTGTGCAGCATTTATTTTTTCGGCTCATGCGGTGTTTCATGCATGCCTTGGATGATACTTATTGAAGTGTTTCCgaacaa AAGCCGAGGAGTTGCTACATCTGTTTCCTCAGGATtggcctatataatattattcacattaacaaagtcatacttaataattgaaatgtatttaagtcTGGAGTACACTATGATTCTCTTTGGTTGTGTTGGCGTTTTTGGGTTAatctatttctatttttatttgccggaaactgaaaataaaacattattagaaATTGAAGAATTTTTTGTATCGAATAAAAATggctaa